Proteins encoded in a region of the Sulfurimonas marina genome:
- the prmC gene encoding peptide chain release factor N(5)-glutamine methyltransferase, translating to MRSKYIVKELLKDISAQLADIERSQREAQLLLMFYLDKDELWLITNQNSEVEIGDDFFTLVERRAKNEPLEYITNRVSFYSEEFYVDEGALIPRPETELLIDEVKNRVPADSNFQFVEVGVGSGIISIILALHFKNAKFIAVDISPKALEVTKKNLEKFGLQDRVELRLGSLLDHVDEEIDYLVSNPPYIANDAPLESNLSYEPQNALFGGEIGDEIIQELLDEVLKRKIKFFSCEMGYDQKDKIQNYLKNKYYISLDFYKDLSEFDRGFTLRAIQ from the coding sequence ATGCGAAGCAAATATATAGTCAAAGAACTCCTTAAAGATATAAGTGCTCAATTAGCAGATATTGAGCGCTCACAAAGAGAAGCACAGCTGCTTTTGATGTTTTATCTTGATAAAGATGAACTTTGGCTTATCACCAATCAAAACTCTGAAGTTGAGATCGGTGATGATTTTTTTACTTTGGTTGAACGCCGTGCTAAAAATGAACCTCTTGAATATATTACAAACAGGGTCAGTTTTTACTCTGAAGAGTTTTATGTAGATGAGGGAGCTTTGATCCCAAGACCTGAGACGGAACTTCTGATCGATGAAGTGAAAAACCGTGTACCAGCTGACTCTAATTTTCAATTTGTTGAGGTTGGAGTAGGGAGCGGTATCATCTCTATTATTCTGGCACTTCATTTTAAAAATGCAAAATTTATAGCGGTAGATATCTCCCCTAAAGCTTTGGAAGTTACGAAGAAGAATCTTGAAAAGTTTGGTCTGCAAGATAGAGTTGAATTACGTTTAGGTTCACTTCTTGATCATGTAGATGAAGAGATCGATTATCTTGTTTCAAATCCACCCTATATTGCCAATGATGCACCACTTGAATCAAACCTTTCATATGAGCCTCAAAATGCACTTTTCGGTGGTGAAATCGGCGATGAGATTATTCAAGAACTTCTTGATGAAGTCTTAAAACGAAAAATTAAGTTTTTTAGTTGTGAGATGGGTTATGATCAAAAAGATAAAATACAGAATTATTTGAAAAACAAATATTACATAAGTTTAGATTTTTATAAAGACCTCAGTGAATTTGACAGAGGTTTTACCTTAAGGGCAATACAATGA
- a CDS encoding M48 family metallopeptidase translates to MLTIIIGVYSLYVLLSIYTSVMQIGYVNLAKRKEAVLLSPSEFLKAGNYSVKKEKLSILNTFLEFLLFLGWISFGIQFLEGQFYFFQDEAIKNIAIVMGFILINYIVALPFNYYEKFVLDQEFGFNKSTKAQWIKDTAISFVMTLLLGSLVVWGVYFILSSFELWWLWSFVFIFAIIILVNMLYPTFRAMFFDKLTPLKDEKLDAEIKRLMDETGFVSSGVFVSDASKRDARLNAYFGGFGKAKRVVLFDTLLEKLSTRELLAVLGHELGHFAHGDVYKNIGMLGVILFAMFALFGNLPESLYLELGLSQQPYVVMILFMLVMPVLGFIMMPVMGFISRKYEYAADEMGSKLGGNGGEIELANALVKLVAENKSFPLSHPIYIFFHYTHPPVIERLKVLGMDIKGVDKSSLEGKCEANI, encoded by the coding sequence ATGTTAACAATTATCATTGGGGTATATAGTCTGTATGTCCTCCTCTCAATATATACAAGTGTAATGCAGATAGGTTATGTAAACCTGGCAAAAAGAAAAGAGGCTGTACTATTATCTCCTAGTGAGTTCTTAAAAGCGGGAAATTATTCTGTTAAAAAAGAGAAGCTTTCTATTTTAAACACATTTCTTGAGTTTCTTCTATTTTTAGGCTGGATCTCTTTTGGTATACAGTTTTTAGAGGGTCAGTTTTATTTTTTCCAGGATGAAGCGATAAAAAACATAGCGATCGTAATGGGCTTTATCCTTATTAACTATATCGTTGCACTCCCTTTTAACTATTATGAAAAGTTTGTACTCGATCAAGAGTTTGGATTTAATAAATCAACAAAAGCACAATGGATTAAAGATACTGCGATCTCATTCGTTATGACACTTCTTTTAGGCTCTTTAGTTGTATGGGGTGTATATTTTATCCTTAGCAGTTTTGAGCTTTGGTGGCTATGGAGCTTTGTATTTATATTTGCCATAATTATTTTGGTAAATATGCTCTATCCGACATTCCGTGCAATGTTTTTTGATAAATTAACACCGCTTAAAGATGAAAAACTAGATGCCGAGATCAAGAGATTAATGGATGAAACAGGTTTTGTAAGTTCAGGTGTTTTTGTAAGTGATGCTTCAAAACGTGATGCCAGATTAAATGCCTATTTTGGCGGTTTTGGAAAAGCGAAAAGGGTAGTGCTTTTTGATACTCTTTTAGAAAAGCTTTCAACAAGAGAACTTTTAGCGGTACTTGGGCATGAACTTGGACATTTCGCACACGGTGACGTATATAAAAATATCGGTATGTTGGGAGTAATTCTCTTTGCAATGTTCGCTCTTTTTGGAAACCTTCCTGAGAGTTTATATTTGGAACTAGGTTTATCTCAACAGCCTTATGTCGTTATGATCCTTTTTATGTTGGTGATGCCTGTACTTGGATTTATTATGATGCCTGTGATGGGATTTATAAGTCGTAAATATGAATATGCAGCCGATGAGATGGGAAGTAAGCTTGGCGGAAACGGCGGTGAGATAGAACTGGCAAATGCGTTAGTGAAACTTGTAGCCGAAAATAAGAGTTTTCCGTTGTCGCATCCGATCTATATCTTTTTTCACTATACGCATCCGCCTGTGATTGAGAGATTAAAAGTACTCGGAATGGATATTAAAGGTGTTGATAAAAGTTCATTAGAGGGAAAATGCGAAGCAAATATATAG
- a CDS encoding Dabb family protein: protein MIVHIVMFKFKEENKALNLAKVQNKLENLEVLIDELKSMEVGINFTEADRAMDLSLYSTFESVEDLQAYAVHPEHLKVVEFIKEVTLESKVVDYILE, encoded by the coding sequence ATGATCGTTCATATAGTTATGTTTAAATTCAAAGAGGAAAACAAGGCATTAAACCTTGCTAAAGTACAAAATAAATTAGAAAATTTAGAAGTTTTAATAGATGAATTAAAAAGTATGGAAGTTGGAATCAACTTTACAGAAGCAGATCGTGCAATGGATCTTTCACTTTACTCAACTTTTGAGAGTGTAGAAGACTTGCAAGCATATGCAGTGCACCCGGAGCATCTTAAAGTTGTAGAGTTTATAAAAGAGGTAACTTTAGAGTCTAAAGTAGTAGATTATATCTTAGAATAG
- a CDS encoding SLC13 family permease has product MEESNKVFQKVFIAGLIGAIVYFFGTQFFTLQQSFLIGIVAFLVTLWTNEALPLGVVSLMPIILFPAFGIISTKETTINYAHPIIYLFLGGFLLAIAVEKTKLHIRITDKILNIFPATPRAMILSLALTSGLLSSILSNTTTTLLLITIALFITDNTQLKLRFALAIAYGANIGGILTPIGTPPNLILLGIMESHKMEAIPFFQWMVMVAPLCLVMIVAMSWLLGLGLKDVEISREAVVDKLTVDQKKVTYVLLALITLLIFNAPIKPYWDGLGLSESGILLGFGLLMFLPPFNILEWLEDHNKIPYAIIMLFGAGFSIAKAFVETGLADEIATYLLDMTALPPLILLFSIAFMITFSTEITSNTALISIMLPVIYSVSEQAGINTTLFMMVATLCASYAFMLPIATPPNAIAMSSGAVRVKDMIRYGIVLNLLGIFFIVMIAEYFWKGVFFN; this is encoded by the coding sequence TTGGAAGAGAGCAATAAAGTATTTCAAAAGGTTTTCATAGCCGGTTTAATCGGTGCTATTGTATATTTTTTTGGAACACAGTTTTTTACTTTACAACAAAGTTTTTTGATTGGAATCGTAGCTTTTTTAGTGACACTATGGACAAATGAAGCACTCCCTTTGGGTGTAGTTTCTCTGATGCCTATTATATTATTTCCGGCATTTGGAATCATCTCGACAAAAGAGACTACGATCAACTATGCACATCCTATCATCTACCTTTTTCTAGGTGGATTTTTACTGGCTATTGCGGTGGAAAAAACAAAGTTACATATACGTATAACTGATAAGATTTTAAATATTTTTCCAGCAACTCCACGGGCGATGATACTTTCCCTTGCACTTACTTCGGGACTTCTGAGTTCAATTTTATCCAACACGACTACTACTTTACTCCTAATAACTATAGCATTGTTTATTACTGACAATACGCAACTAAAATTGCGCTTTGCACTTGCTATTGCATATGGAGCAAACATAGGTGGAATTCTAACACCAATCGGGACACCTCCGAACTTAATATTACTTGGAATTATGGAGAGTCATAAGATGGAAGCTATCCCGTTTTTTCAGTGGATGGTGATGGTAGCTCCTTTATGTCTGGTTATGATAGTAGCTATGAGTTGGTTGCTAGGTCTTGGTTTAAAAGATGTGGAGATCTCCAGAGAAGCGGTAGTTGATAAGTTGACGGTCGATCAGAAAAAAGTGACATATGTTTTACTTGCTTTAATCACTTTACTTATTTTTAATGCACCTATAAAGCCGTACTGGGATGGTTTGGGACTGAGTGAAAGTGGAATATTACTCGGGTTTGGACTATTGATGTTTCTTCCTCCGTTTAATATTTTAGAGTGGCTAGAAGATCACAATAAAATCCCTTATGCGATCATTATGTTGTTTGGGGCAGGATTCTCAATTGCAAAGGCGTTTGTTGAAACAGGTTTAGCCGATGAGATAGCTACCTATCTTTTAGATATGACGGCATTGCCACCATTGATCTTACTTTTTAGTATCGCTTTTATGATTACATTTTCTACGGAGATTACATCAAATACTGCATTGATCTCTATTATGTTACCGGTGATATATTCGGTTTCAGAACAAGCGGGGATAAATACGACACTTTTTATGATGGTTGCGACTTTATGTGCATCGTACGCATTTATGCTTCCAATTGCCACTCCTCCAAATGCGATCGCAATGAGTAGCGGAGCTGTTCGTGTAAAAGATATGATTCGTTACGGAATTGTACTTAATTTACTTGGTATATTTTTTATTGTGATGATAGCAGAGTATTTTTGGAAAGGTGTTTTTTTTAATTAA
- a CDS encoding cation diffusion facilitator family transporter, producing the protein MSHEHHHEVKNYNLAFGVGIALNIIFVIIEVIYGIAADSLALISDAGHNFSDVLSLLLAWGASVLATKSATFNRTYGFRKVTIFASLISALLLFFALGSIAIEALQRFREPTSVESLTVIVVALIGFFINTATALLFLKGQESDLNIRAAFLHMAADAAVSLGVAFVGIVLMFTNWNWLDPLVSLIIVSVILIGTWGLLRDSVFYALDFVPRDIDTQGIEQFFLENERVESIHDLHIWALSTTEIALTVHLVVNDEHLDNSFLHELDQQLHDRFKIEHATIQIESSIDKSLCEPKSRCEF; encoded by the coding sequence ATGAGTCATGAACATCATCACGAAGTTAAAAATTACAATCTTGCTTTTGGAGTAGGGATAGCTCTTAATATTATTTTTGTGATTATAGAGGTCATCTATGGCATAGCTGCAGATTCACTTGCCTTAATTTCTGATGCGGGACATAACTTTAGTGATGTTCTTAGTCTACTCCTTGCCTGGGGTGCGAGTGTTTTAGCTACTAAATCTGCAACGTTTAACAGAACTTACGGATTTAGAAAAGTAACAATTTTTGCTTCATTAATTAGTGCACTTTTGCTCTTTTTTGCATTGGGTTCTATCGCTATTGAAGCTCTGCAAAGGTTTAGAGAACCGACATCGGTAGAGAGCTTGACTGTCATTGTTGTGGCATTAATCGGATTTTTTATAAACACAGCTACGGCACTTTTATTTTTAAAAGGTCAAGAGAGTGATTTAAATATTCGGGCGGCATTTTTACATATGGCAGCTGATGCAGCGGTATCTCTTGGAGTGGCTTTTGTCGGTATAGTGCTTATGTTTACAAACTGGAACTGGTTAGATCCGCTTGTGAGCTTAATTATTGTCAGTGTGATTTTAATAGGGACATGGGGTTTGTTGCGCGATTCTGTTTTCTATGCTTTGGATTTTGTTCCAAGAGATATCGATACTCAGGGGATTGAACAGTTCTTTTTAGAAAATGAGAGGGTAGAGTCTATACATGATCTTCATATATGGGCGTTAAGTACTACTGAGATAGCATTGACTGTTCATCTGGTTGTAAATGATGAGCATCTGGACAATAGCTTTTTACATGAATTGGACCAACAACTCCATGATCGTTTCAAAATTGAACATGCAACGATACAAATCGAATCATCTATAGACAAATCTTTGTGCGAGCCCAAAAGTAGATGTGAATTTTAA
- a CDS encoding NAD(P)H-dependent glycerol-3-phosphate dehydrogenase produces MQKIAVIGAGKWGSALAYALSQKNEVVITSRTKRELENFVTLEEALSCEYLIMAIPVQQISTWLKEHFTFSGQKVLVVAKGIEASTGKFLNEIYNEYVPQENIAFLTGPSFAAEVIQALPTALVVNSKNKELALEFADMFPDFIKGYTSDDVIGSEIAGAYKNVIAIAAGICEGLKLGNNAAAALTSRGLVEIARFGKQFGAQADTFIGLSGAGDLFLTASSTMSRNFRVGLGLAAGKSQEKILEELGEVAEGIGTAYALHDIAIKHELYLPIAKEVYEMLEGKSPQESLKDLLSK; encoded by the coding sequence ATGCAAAAGATAGCAGTTATAGGAGCTGGAAAATGGGGAAGTGCTTTAGCATACGCACTTTCACAAAAAAATGAGGTTGTGATCACTTCAAGAACTAAAAGGGAACTGGAAAATTTTGTTACTCTTGAAGAAGCTTTGAGCTGTGAATATCTGATTATGGCTATTCCGGTACAGCAGATCTCAACATGGCTCAAAGAGCATTTTACTTTTAGTGGACAAAAAGTTTTAGTAGTAGCTAAAGGGATTGAAGCAAGTACGGGAAAGTTTTTAAATGAGATCTACAATGAGTATGTGCCACAGGAAAATATTGCATTTTTAACTGGACCTTCATTTGCAGCTGAAGTGATTCAAGCATTGCCGACTGCATTAGTGGTTAATAGTAAAAACAAAGAATTAGCGTTAGAGTTTGCAGATATGTTCCCTGATTTTATCAAAGGGTATACCTCTGATGATGTTATAGGTTCAGAGATCGCAGGAGCTTATAAAAATGTAATCGCTATTGCAGCGGGAATATGTGAAGGTTTAAAACTTGGTAATAATGCGGCCGCAGCACTTACATCTCGCGGACTTGTAGAAATTGCACGTTTTGGAAAACAATTCGGAGCACAGGCTGATACATTTATTGGCCTTAGCGGAGCAGGGGACCTGTTTTTGACGGCATCTTCAACTATGAGTAGAAACTTCCGTGTCGGACTTGGGCTAGCCGCAGGGAAATCTCAGGAAAAGATCTTAGAAGAGCTAGGTGAGGTAGCAGAAGGGATAGGGACTGCCTATGCACTTCACGATATTGCCATAAAACATGAGTTGTATCTCCCAATTGCAAAAGAGGTATATGAGATGCTGGAGGGAAAAAGTCCTCAGGAGTCGTTAAAAGATCTACTCTCTAAATAA
- a CDS encoding NAD-binding protein — translation MENSSVLIFGNNEYGLEIAKNVEHKYSNITIFGLDENEGDTNDFQFERFDLSDHWDELRQKHDMDNSIIFCALKDEAQNIFLTISLRSAFADTTIIALAKNNEDSNKLHMAGATKVIPIVETTANIITDMLKKPIVTQVLHGILYEDSDLRLIQVEVHNAECFGGEYPADINWSRDHGVLVLSIIHQDGTHEFIYSSKAKHNEITNGDIFVVVGYEQDIQEFKKFIGEEKCKR, via the coding sequence ATGGAAAATAGCAGTGTATTAATTTTTGGAAACAATGAGTATGGGTTAGAAATTGCTAAAAATGTAGAACATAAGTACTCAAATATTACAATTTTCGGTCTTGATGAGAATGAGGGTGATACTAACGATTTTCAATTTGAAAGATTTGACCTAAGTGATCACTGGGACGAGTTGCGGCAAAAGCATGATATGGATAACTCTATTATATTTTGTGCTTTAAAAGATGAAGCTCAAAATATATTTTTAACGATATCTTTACGCTCAGCCTTTGCTGATACTACCATCATAGCTTTGGCAAAAAATAATGAAGACTCAAACAAACTCCATATGGCCGGGGCTACAAAAGTTATTCCAATTGTTGAGACTACGGCAAACATCATTACAGATATGTTAAAGAAACCGATCGTAACACAAGTGCTGCACGGGATACTTTATGAAGACAGTGATCTACGTCTTATTCAGGTCGAGGTGCATAATGCAGAGTGTTTCGGCGGAGAGTATCCTGCGGATATCAACTGGAGTCGCGATCACGGTGTTTTAGTGCTTTCAATTATCCATCAAGACGGGACGCATGAGTTTATATACTCTTCAAAAGCAAAACACAATGAGATTACAAACGGCGATATTTTTGTTGTTGTAGGGTATGAGCAAGATATTCAAGAATTTAAAAAATTTATAGGTGAAGAAAAATGCAAAAGATAG
- a CDS encoding ion transporter codes for MQYFNRLLVNFAYFLNSSDAYQRKRRFFYNLLENDDYKYKKYFDLFMMILIFSSVSILIYEVKRDIHDYLNIFNSYIISFIFFVEYVLRLWIHSSISKVIINQDEYSDLLGRDFSLLYVVNKVFKDKMEYVLSLKAIIDLLAIIPFFHELRLLRIFILFRVFKLFRYAKSFSTFASVLATKRFEFFTLAMFAAIVIFVSSVLIYVMEANNPSSPIDTLYEAFYWSIVTISTVGYGDVVAVSPEGQFVAIIVILSGISVLAFTTSLFVSAFTEKLEDIKEAKVIQDVSKENETYIICGYESIAKEVAKKLINSKFNVLVLDEVIERVEDAKRDGLQALNYDPGQVESYKKLNINLSTQVKAILCLKEDDVENVYTALTVRSIDKNVKIMSLLMNSANRSKLIFSGVDEILHDKELVGLVAREYVGQPVAFEAIHAIRAEDSNIKIEEITITQRIVENISKVGELENVDFRVVLLGIHKRETKRFYFNPIDETLLEVGDVLFVIGNYIFIREFTKHLMVKSSKKAFDGK; via the coding sequence ATGCAATACTTTAATCGTCTTTTAGTAAATTTTGCATATTTTTTAAACTCTTCTGATGCTTATCAGAGAAAAAGACGATTTTTTTATAATTTACTTGAAAATGATGATTACAAGTATAAAAAGTACTTTGATCTTTTTATGATGATACTTATCTTTTCAAGTGTATCTATCCTCATTTATGAAGTAAAAAGAGATATTCACGATTATTTGAATATCTTTAATTCCTACATAATATCGTTTATCTTTTTTGTAGAGTATGTATTGAGACTCTGGATCCACAGTAGTATCTCCAAGGTTATCATTAACCAGGATGAGTACAGCGATCTTTTAGGGCGTGATTTTAGTTTATTATATGTAGTCAACAAAGTTTTTAAAGATAAGATGGAATATGTTTTATCGCTAAAAGCTATTATAGACCTTTTAGCGATTATTCCATTTTTCCACGAGCTGAGATTACTTCGTATCTTTATCTTATTTAGAGTATTTAAACTTTTTAGATATGCGAAAAGTTTCAGTACATTTGCATCGGTTTTAGCAACAAAACGTTTTGAGTTTTTTACCTTGGCGATGTTTGCGGCTATCGTTATATTTGTCTCTTCTGTGCTTATCTATGTAATGGAAGCAAATAACCCTTCCTCTCCGATCGATACACTCTATGAAGCATTTTACTGGTCGATTGTGACCATATCTACCGTTGGATATGGAGATGTGGTTGCCGTCTCTCCGGAAGGGCAGTTTGTTGCAATTATAGTTATACTTTCAGGGATCTCTGTTTTAGCATTTACAACATCACTTTTTGTTTCTGCATTTACAGAAAAACTTGAAGATATTAAAGAGGCAAAAGTAATTCAAGACGTCTCTAAAGAGAATGAAACATACATTATATGCGGGTATGAAAGTATTGCCAAAGAGGTTGCGAAAAAGCTGATAAATTCAAAGTTTAATGTCTTGGTTTTAGATGAAGTGATAGAAAGGGTTGAAGATGCAAAAAGGGATGGGCTTCAGGCTTTAAACTACGATCCGGGACAGGTGGAGAGTTATAAAAAACTCAATATCAATCTCTCAACACAAGTTAAAGCGATTTTATGTTTAAAAGAGGATGATGTTGAAAATGTCTATACGGCATTAACGGTCCGCTCAATTGATAAAAATGTAAAAATTATGTCCCTTCTCATGAATAGTGCAAATAGAAGTAAACTAATCTTTTCAGGAGTAGATGAAATCTTACATGACAAAGAACTTGTAGGACTTGTAGCACGTGAATACGTAGGACAGCCGGTTGCTTTTGAAGCTATCCACGCAATTCGTGCAGAGGATTCAAACATTAAAATTGAAGAGATCACTATTACTCAAAGGATTGTGGAAAATATATCAAAAGTGGGTGAGCTTGAAAATGTCGATTTTAGAGTTGTACTTTTAGGTATTCATAAAAGAGAGACAAAACGGTTCTATTTTAATCCAATAGATGAGACATTGCTAGAAGTTGGGGATGTATTATTTGTAATAGGAAACTATATATTTATACGTGAGTTTACAAAACATCTGATGGTAAAATCATCAAAAAAGGCATTTGATGGAAAATAG
- the gatB gene encoding Asp-tRNA(Asn)/Glu-tRNA(Gln) amidotransferase subunit GatB → MFEVVIGLEVHVQLNTKTKLFCSCPTSFNHKQNTNTCPTCLALPGALPVLNKEVLHKSIMLGTAVDATINKTSYFDRKSYFYPDSPSAYQITQLYTPIVEHGELTIDFEDGSNKTIRINRAHIEADAGKNIHDGDISKVDLNRAGTPLLEIVSEPDMRSAEEAVLYLKKLHSILRYIDISDANMQEGSFRCDVNVSIRPKGDQKLYTRVEIKNINSFKFIQKAIEVEVVRQIEAWEDGVYENEIVQETRLFDQVKSETRSMRGKEEAADYRYFPEPDLLKCEVTDAMMEEFTKIPELPDAKKERFMNEYKISEYNASVITSEIEMAHFFETMMAIDGVSGKTATSLLTVELLARLKGEFNISNSPVNADKLGMIAKRIDDQTISGKAAKEVLDYLMENDEDVDAAIEKLGLKQVTDTGAIEAICDEIIGANQDKVEQYKSGKDKLFGFFVGQVMKASKGSANPQAVNEILKQKLS, encoded by the coding sequence ATGTTTGAAGTCGTTATCGGACTAGAGGTCCATGTACAGTTAAACACTAAAACAAAACTTTTTTGCTCGTGCCCTACGAGTTTTAATCATAAACAAAATACAAATACTTGTCCAACATGTTTAGCTCTTCCTGGCGCTTTACCGGTACTTAACAAAGAAGTTTTACACAAATCTATTATGCTTGGAACTGCAGTTGATGCAACAATAAATAAAACTTCATATTTTGATAGAAAATCATACTTTTATCCCGATTCTCCGTCTGCTTATCAAATTACTCAATTATATACGCCTATAGTTGAACATGGAGAACTTACAATCGATTTTGAAGACGGTTCAAATAAAACTATCAGAATTAACCGTGCACATATTGAAGCGGATGCAGGGAAAAATATCCATGACGGTGATATCTCAAAAGTTGACTTGAACCGTGCTGGTACACCGCTTTTGGAGATCGTAAGTGAACCGGATATGAGAAGTGCTGAAGAAGCGGTACTTTACCTGAAAAAACTACACTCAATTTTACGTTACATCGATATCTCAGATGCAAATATGCAAGAGGGTTCTTTTAGATGTGACGTAAACGTTTCGATCCGTCCAAAGGGTGATCAAAAACTTTATACTCGTGTAGAGATTAAAAACATTAACTCGTTTAAATTTATCCAAAAAGCGATAGAAGTTGAAGTTGTACGTCAGATCGAAGCTTGGGAAGACGGTGTGTATGAAAATGAGATCGTTCAAGAAACTCGTCTGTTTGATCAGGTAAAATCGGAAACTCGTTCTATGCGTGGTAAAGAGGAAGCGGCTGACTACAGATACTTCCCTGAACCTGATCTTCTTAAATGTGAAGTAACAGATGCAATGATGGAGGAGTTTACGAAAATCCCTGAACTTCCAGATGCAAAAAAAGAGCGTTTTATGAATGAGTATAAAATTAGTGAATACAATGCTTCTGTTATTACATCTGAAATAGAGATGGCACATTTCTTTGAAACTATGATGGCGATAGATGGTGTAAGTGGAAAAACTGCAACTTCACTTTTAACAGTTGAATTACTAGCTCGTCTAAAAGGTGAATTTAATATCTCTAACTCACCTGTTAATGCAGATAAGCTTGGAATGATCGCAAAACGCATAGACGACCAAACTATCTCTGGTAAAGCTGCAAAAGAGGTACTTGATTACCTTATGGAAAATGATGAAGATGTTGATGCTGCGATTGAGAAGCTTGGACTCAAACAAGTAACAGACACTGGAGCTATTGAAGCTATCTGTGATGAGATTATCGGTGCAAACCAAGATAAAGTAGAACAGTATAAATCTGGAAAAGACAAACTTTTCGGTTTCTTTGTAGGACAGGTTATGAAAGCAAGTAAAGGGAGTGCAAATCCTCAAGCAGTAAATGAGATCTTAAAACAAAAGCTGAGTTAA
- a CDS encoding protein-L-isoaspartate O-methyltransferase family protein: MDSQKDLVNHLINTNALHSPEIIKAFLDIDRSDFVRDYNSYATYEDFPLSIGNSQTISQPTTVAMMLEMLSPKQGNSILDIGSGSGWTTAMLAHIAGPEGSVTGLERVDELVKFGSNNLDKYHFNNATILKATDRLGIEGKKFDRILVSASAQKFPAKLTDQLKPGGKLVIPVKNSIFEITKREDDTLKIIEHYGFVFVPLIYS, encoded by the coding sequence ATGGATTCACAAAAAGATTTAGTAAATCATCTGATTAATACAAATGCCTTGCACTCCCCTGAGATTATAAAGGCATTTCTAGATATAGACAGATCTGATTTTGTAAGAGATTATAACTCTTATGCTACCTATGAAGACTTTCCTCTCTCCATAGGCAACTCCCAAACCATATCTCAGCCAACAACCGTTGCCATGATGCTTGAGATGTTGTCTCCTAAACAAGGCAACTCAATTTTAGATATAGGAAGCGGTTCAGGCTGGACAACGGCAATGCTTGCACATATAGCAGGTCCAGAGGGTTCTGTAACGGGACTAGAGAGAGTTGATGAACTTGTAAAATTTGGCTCAAACAATCTGGATAAATACCATTTTAATAATGCAACGATTTTAAAAGCGACAGATAGGCTTGGTATTGAGGGGAAAAAGTTTGACAGGATCTTAGTTTCAGCTTCGGCCCAAAAGTTTCCAGCTAAGCTGACAGATCAGTTAAAACCGGGAGGAAAACTTGTTATACCTGTGAAAAATTCGATTTTTGAGATAACGAAAAGAGAAGATGACACATTAAAGATAATTGAACACTACGGCTTTGTATTTGTACCTTTGATATATAGTTAG
- a CDS encoding TorF family putative porin produces the protein MKLIKLSLAAALAATMTMASDITSEIGVSANVAMTSNYMWRGMTQTHDAPAIQGGFDLDYKGFYVGTWGSNVAGGDQGYYGDASMELDLYAGYSSEFAGIGYDIGFLQFCYPRSTDESGWGEAYLGLSYDMEVVSVGAKYSYAIDTMDNGWDDQYNLLELSASVLLPYDMALDGTYGFYENVGDYYYVGLTKSIKSYDFTLAYTGLTDSSVGSVEVSTEDKATFTIGTSF, from the coding sequence ATGAAATTAATTAAGTTGAGTTTAGCAGCGGCATTAGCAGCAACTATGACAATGGCAAGTGATATTACTTCAGAGATAGGTGTAAGTGCAAATGTAGCAATGACAAGTAACTATATGTGGCGTGGTATGACACAAACTCATGATGCTCCAGCAATTCAAGGTGGGTTTGATTTAGATTATAAAGGTTTTTATGTAGGGACATGGGGTTCTAATGTTGCAGGTGGTGATCAAGGTTATTATGGTGATGCAAGTATGGAACTAGACCTTTATGCTGGTTATAGTTCTGAATTCGCTGGAATTGGTTATGATATAGGTTTCCTTCAATTCTGCTATCCAAGAAGTACAGATGAATCTGGATGGGGTGAGGCTTACTTAGGTCTTTCTTATGACATGGAAGTTGTATCTGTAGGTGCAAAATACAGCTATGCTATTGATACAATGGATAATGGATGGGATGACCAATATAACTTATTAGAGCTTTCTGCAAGTGTTCTATTACCTTACGATATGGCACTTGACGGAACATATGGGTTTTATGAAAATGTTGGTGATTATTATTATGTAGGTTTAACAAAATCTATTAAAAGTTATGACTTTACATTGGCATATACAGGTCTTACTGATAGTTCAGTTGGTTCAGTTGAAGTTTCCACAGAAGATAAAGCAACATTTACTATTGGTACTAGTTTCTAA